A section of the Apodemus sylvaticus chromosome 10, mApoSyl1.1, whole genome shotgun sequence genome encodes:
- the LOC127694909 gene encoding olfactory receptor 2V2: MWLNQSSTADFILLGIFSYSPTDLLLFSVVMLVFTAALCGNVLLILLIYTDPRLHTPMYFFLSQLSLMDLMLVCTNVPKMAVNFLSGKKSISFVGCSIQIGLFVCLVGSEGLLLGLMAYDRYVAISHPLHYPVLMNQKVCLQIVGSSWAFGIVDGLVQMVVVMTFPYCSLREVDHFFCEMLSLLKLACVDTSLFEKVVFVCCVFMLLFPFSIIVASYTRILGTVLRMYSAKSQKKALATCSSHLTAVSFFYGAAMFIYLRPRQYRTPSQDKMVSIFYTVLTPMLNPLIYSLRNRDVIGALQKGLDRCRIGSQP, encoded by the coding sequence ATGTGGTTGAACCAGTCATCCACAGCTGACTTTATCCTCTTGGGCATCTTCTCCTACAGCCCAACagatcttcttcttttctctgtggtCATGCTGGTCTTCACAGCAGCACTATGTGGGAACGtgctcctcatcctcctcatctaCACTGACCCCCGACttcacacccccatgtacttctttctcagtcagctCTCCCTCATGGACCTCATGTTGGTCTGTACCAATGTGCCAAAGATGGCAGTCAACTTCCTGTCAGGCAAGAAGTCCATTTCCTTTGTGGGTTGTAGTATACAAATTGGCCTCTTTGTCTGTCTTGTGGGGTCTGAGGGCCTCTTGCTGGGACTcatggcctatgatcgctatgtggccattAGCCACCCACTTCATTATCCTGTCCTCATGAATCAGAAGGTCTGTCTGCAGATCGTTGGGAGCTCTTGGGCCTTCGGGATAGTAGATGGCCTGGTGCAGATGGTAGTGGTAATGACCTTCCCCTATTGTAGCTTGAGGGAGGTAgaccacttcttctgtgagatGCTCTCCTTGCTGAAGCTGGCCTGTGTGGACACCTCCCTGTTTGAGAAGGTAGTGTTTGTTTGCTGCGTCTTCATGCTCCTGTTTCCCTTCTCCATCATTGTAGCCTCCTATACCCGCATCCTAGGAACCGTACTTCGTATGTACTCTGCTAAATCCCAGAAAAAGGCTCTGGCCACCTGTTCCTCTCACCTGACAGCTGTCTCCTTCTTCTATGGAGCAGCCATGTTCATCTACCTGAGGCCAAGACAATACCGGACCCCAAGCCAGGACAAGATGGTGTCTATCTTCTACACAGTCCTTACCCCTATGCTCAACCCCCTCATTTATAGCTTGAGGAATAGAGATGTGATAGGAGCACTGCAGAAAGGACTGGACCGATGCAGGATTGGCAGCCAGCCCTGA